In Saccharothrix syringae, the following are encoded in one genomic region:
- the kamE gene encoding lysine 5,6-aminomutase subunit beta, whose product MSRRHVRPYGDTTGDGMVQTSFTLPLPAGPRAEGAARQLANRMGIDPAMVVHAKPIGEDFTFFVVYGPVGHVVDLDQVRVVEREYPLLSPAEVNGAVKRLLRRKLVVVGACIGTDAHTVGIDAILNVKGFAGEKGLEYYRELRVVNLGAQVSVPELVRRARAEKADAVLVSQVVTQRDAHLLNTREMAAAFREAMGRRRPLLVAGGPRFDPLAAAELGVDRVFGRGTTPGEVASYLVHAVKEQRKEHA is encoded by the coding sequence GTGAGCAGGCGACACGTGCGGCCCTACGGCGACACCACCGGCGACGGCATGGTGCAGACCTCGTTCACCCTGCCGCTGCCCGCGGGTCCGAGGGCGGAGGGCGCCGCCCGGCAGCTGGCCAACCGCATGGGCATCGACCCGGCCATGGTGGTGCACGCGAAACCCATCGGCGAGGACTTCACCTTCTTCGTCGTCTACGGCCCCGTGGGGCACGTGGTCGACCTCGACCAGGTGCGCGTGGTGGAGCGGGAGTACCCGCTGCTCTCGCCCGCGGAGGTCAACGGCGCGGTGAAGCGGCTGCTGCGCCGCAAGCTGGTCGTGGTCGGCGCCTGCATCGGCACCGACGCCCACACCGTGGGCATCGACGCCATCCTCAACGTCAAGGGCTTCGCCGGGGAGAAGGGGCTGGAGTACTACCGGGAGCTGCGGGTGGTCAACCTGGGCGCGCAGGTGTCGGTGCCCGAGCTGGTGCGCCGCGCCCGCGCGGAGAAGGCCGACGCGGTCCTGGTCTCGCAGGTGGTCACCCAGCGCGACGCGCACCTGCTCAACACCCGCGAGATGGCCGCGGCGTTCCGCGAGGCGATGGGGCGGCGCCGGCCGCTGCTCGTCGCGGGCGGTCCCCGCTTCGACCCCCTGGCGGCCGCCGAACTGGGGGTGGACCGGGTGTTCGGCCGGGGTACCACCCCCGGTGAGGTCGCCAGCTACCTGGTGCACGCCGTCAAGGAGCAGCGGAAGGAGCACGCGTGA
- the kamD gene encoding lysine 5,6-aminomutase subunit alpha has protein sequence MALLDLDPQVVAKARALAARAAEPVVAIARAHTTVAVERATLRLAGITGADSTHRAGDVPWVNRVVDTVREHCGLEHGVVLPVFHALRRHDLGGLTELAEATAAGQVRYSLPTGRDRDRARRAATAAVRRGLRTVDRNRARRDKLVARLGDPPRRPWIYLIVATGDIDEDVVQACNAARAGADVIAVIRSTGQSLLDYVPEGATHHGFAGTYATQENFRVMRAALDGVSREVGRYVRLTNYASGLCMPEIAVLAGLQRLDMMLNDSMYGILFRDINPIRTFVDQRFSRQVHARAGIVINTGEDNYLTTADAVDAAHTVTVSQLLNEHFAHEAGLPDHLLGLGHAFEVDPTVPESFRLELAHALLARELFPDAPLKWMPPTKHMTGDVFRGYLLDGFFNLAGVLTGQSILLVGMMTEAVVTPLLSDRDLALANVRYVLDAAGGLAEDFRPAPDGLIVKRAHQVLGEAVDLLERIVDQGLLTAIAEGTFGLMRRPADGGKGADGVVEKAGDYLNPAAELLEADPGGPAGVGPVGVGRVEVAR, from the coding sequence GTGGCGCTGCTCGACCTGGACCCGCAGGTGGTGGCCAAGGCGCGCGCGCTGGCCGCGCGCGCCGCCGAGCCCGTCGTGGCCATCGCCAGGGCCCACACCACGGTGGCGGTCGAGCGCGCCACGCTGCGCCTGGCCGGCATCACCGGCGCGGACTCCACCCACCGCGCCGGTGACGTGCCGTGGGTCAACCGGGTCGTGGACACCGTGCGCGAGCACTGCGGCCTGGAGCACGGCGTGGTGCTGCCGGTGTTCCACGCGCTGCGCCGCCACGACCTGGGCGGCCTGACCGAGCTGGCCGAGGCCACCGCCGCCGGGCAGGTCCGCTACAGCCTGCCCACCGGCCGCGACCGCGACCGCGCCCGCCGCGCCGCCACCGCCGCGGTCAGGCGGGGCCTGCGCACCGTCGACCGCAACCGCGCGCGGCGCGACAAGCTGGTGGCCCGGCTGGGCGACCCGCCGCGGCGGCCCTGGATCTACCTGATCGTGGCCACCGGCGACATCGACGAGGACGTGGTGCAGGCGTGCAACGCCGCCCGCGCCGGCGCCGACGTCATCGCCGTGATCCGCTCCACCGGCCAGTCCCTGCTCGACTACGTGCCCGAGGGCGCCACCCACCACGGCTTCGCCGGCACCTACGCCACCCAGGAGAACTTCCGCGTCATGCGGGCCGCGCTGGACGGGGTGTCGCGCGAGGTCGGCCGCTACGTGCGGCTGACCAACTACGCCTCGGGCCTGTGCATGCCCGAGATCGCCGTGCTGGCCGGGCTGCAACGGCTGGACATGATGCTCAACGACTCCATGTACGGCATCCTGTTCCGCGACATCAACCCGATCCGCACCTTCGTCGACCAGCGGTTCTCCCGGCAGGTCCACGCCCGCGCCGGGATCGTCATCAACACCGGCGAGGACAACTACCTCACCACCGCCGACGCGGTGGACGCCGCGCACACCGTCACGGTCTCCCAGCTGCTCAACGAGCACTTCGCGCACGAGGCGGGCCTGCCCGACCACCTGCTGGGCCTCGGCCACGCCTTCGAGGTCGACCCGACCGTGCCGGAGTCGTTCCGGCTGGAGCTGGCCCACGCCCTGCTGGCCCGGGAGCTGTTCCCCGACGCGCCGCTGAAGTGGATGCCGCCGACCAAGCACATGACCGGCGACGTGTTCCGCGGCTACCTGCTCGACGGGTTCTTCAACCTCGCCGGCGTGCTCACCGGCCAGTCGATCCTGCTGGTCGGCATGATGACCGAGGCCGTGGTGACCCCGCTGCTGTCCGACCGCGACCTGGCGCTGGCCAACGTCCGCTACGTGCTCGACGCCGCGGGCGGCCTGGCCGAGGACTTCCGGCCCGCGCCCGACGGGCTGATCGTCAAGCGCGCCCACCAGGTGCTGGGCGAGGCGGTGGACCTGCTGGAGCGCATCGTCGACCAGGGCCTGCTCACCGCCATCGCCGAGGGCACGTTCGGGTTGATGCGCCGGCCCGCGGACGGCGGCAAGGGCGCCGACGGGGTGGTGGAGAAGGCCGGGGACTACCTCAACCCGGCCGCGGAACTGCTGGAGGCGGACCCCGGTGGTCCGGCGGGGGTCGGTCCGGTGGGGGTCGGTCGGGTGGAGGTGGCCAGGTGA
- a CDS encoding amidohydrolase, translating into MAVADGTVVWLGQDSVGRALHPGAEVVDLEGAFVAPAFVDAHVHATSAGLLLTGLDLTGCTSLSGLLDAVRAAEGPTVWGHGWDETRWPERRPPTRAELDEAAGGKRVYLSRVDVHSALASTALLELAPGARDADGWSPDGPLSRAAHHHVRGAAKDAVPVGRRRAAQAAFLRHAASRGIASVHECAGPDISSRDDLADLLATDLLDVVGYWGATEPVDLPVRGLAGDLFVDGALGSRTAALCEPYADAPDTSGALYLDADAVAEHLVACTRAGLQGGFHVIGDAAAAAVVAGFEKAAAVVGVPALAARRHRLEHLEMVTAEQAALLGSFGAVASVQPLFDREWGGASGMYAQRLGVDRGTALNPFSRLAAAGLVLALGSDAPVTRVDPWAAVRAAVHHRTDGSGISPRAAFNAHTRGGWRAAGVDDGLTGTLQPGAPATYAVWRAGELEVAAPDSRVQRWSTDPRSRVPALPALDGPAPTCLRTVLRGRTIHEEE; encoded by the coding sequence ATGGCCGTCGCCGACGGCACCGTGGTGTGGCTGGGCCAGGACTCCGTCGGCCGCGCCCTGCACCCCGGCGCCGAGGTCGTGGACCTGGAGGGCGCCTTCGTGGCGCCGGCGTTCGTGGACGCCCACGTGCACGCCACCTCCGCGGGCCTGCTGCTGACCGGCCTGGACCTGACCGGCTGCACCTCGCTGTCCGGGCTGCTCGACGCGGTGCGCGCCGCGGAGGGCCCGACGGTGTGGGGGCACGGCTGGGACGAGACGCGCTGGCCGGAGCGGCGCCCGCCCACCCGCGCCGAGCTGGACGAGGCCGCGGGCGGCAAGCGGGTCTACCTCTCCCGGGTGGACGTGCACTCCGCGCTGGCCTCCACCGCCCTGCTGGAGCTGGCGCCCGGCGCCCGCGACGCCGACGGCTGGTCCCCGGACGGGCCGCTGTCGCGCGCGGCGCACCACCACGTGCGCGGCGCGGCCAAGGACGCCGTCCCCGTCGGGCGGCGCCGCGCCGCCCAGGCGGCGTTCCTGCGCCACGCCGCCTCCCGCGGCATCGCCTCGGTGCACGAGTGCGCCGGCCCCGACATCTCCTCCCGCGACGACCTGGCCGACCTGCTGGCCACCGACCTGCTCGACGTGGTCGGCTACTGGGGGGCCACCGAACCGGTCGACCTGCCCGTGCGCGGCCTGGCAGGCGACCTGTTCGTCGACGGCGCCCTGGGCTCGCGCACCGCCGCGCTGTGCGAGCCCTACGCCGACGCGCCCGACACCAGCGGCGCGCTCTACCTCGACGCCGACGCCGTGGCCGAGCACCTGGTGGCCTGCACCCGCGCCGGCCTGCAGGGCGGGTTCCACGTCATCGGCGACGCCGCCGCGGCCGCCGTGGTCGCCGGGTTCGAGAAGGCCGCCGCGGTCGTGGGCGTGCCCGCCCTGGCCGCCCGCCGCCACCGGCTGGAGCACCTGGAGATGGTCACCGCCGAGCAGGCGGCCCTGCTGGGCTCGTTCGGCGCGGTGGCCTCGGTGCAGCCGCTGTTCGACCGGGAGTGGGGCGGGGCGTCGGGCATGTACGCCCAGCGCCTGGGCGTCGACCGCGGCACCGCGCTCAACCCGTTCTCCCGGCTGGCCGCCGCCGGGCTGGTACTGGCCCTGGGCTCGGACGCGCCGGTGACGCGGGTCGACCCGTGGGCCGCGGTCAGGGCCGCGGTGCACCACCGCACCGACGGCTCGGGCATCTCGCCGCGGGCGGCGTTCAACGCCCACACCCGCGGCGGCTGGCGCGCCGCCGGCGTCGACGACGGCCTGACCGGCACCCTGCAGCCCGGCGCGCCCGCCACCTACGCGGTGTGGCGGGCGGGCGAGCTGGAGGTGGCCGCACCGGACTCGCGCGTGCAGCGCTGGTCGACCGACCCGCGCTCGCGCGTGCCCGCCCTGCCCGCCCTCGACGGGCCGGCACCGACCTGCCTGCGGACCGTGCTGCGCGGCCGCACGATCCACGAGGAGGAGTGA
- the kdd gene encoding L-erythro-3,5-diaminohexanoate dehydrogenase, protein MTSPYGLHRVLEPAGVLPQQAWRLDPTPVCGADEVVVDVERLNLDAASYRQLREEHGVAGLRRAVLDIVAERGKVQNPVTGSGGMLLGTVREVGPDSPLGLRPGDRIATLVSLTLTPLRITDGLERWDGTDEQVPCAGTAVLFGRSIAAVLPDDLPDALALSVLDVCGAPALTDRVVRRRAARSVLVLGGGGKSGSLSLAAARRAGAGRLVALVPAQAEAAAVRAAGLADEVVVADARDPVAVAAAVGEPVEVTVVCVDVPGCEHGAILATADGGTVVFFSMATSFPAAALGAEGLAADVEMLVGNGYVPGHAAFALDLLRAEPTVRALFEHRQTQQA, encoded by the coding sequence ATGACTTCGCCGTATGGTCTGCACCGCGTCCTGGAACCGGCGGGCGTGCTGCCGCAGCAGGCGTGGCGGCTGGACCCCACGCCGGTGTGCGGCGCGGACGAGGTCGTGGTGGACGTCGAGCGGCTCAACCTCGACGCCGCCTCCTACCGGCAGCTGCGCGAAGAGCACGGCGTGGCGGGCCTGCGGCGGGCGGTGCTCGACATCGTCGCCGAGCGGGGGAAGGTGCAGAACCCGGTCACCGGCTCGGGCGGGATGCTGCTGGGCACGGTGCGCGAGGTCGGCCCGGACTCGCCGCTGGGCCTGCGCCCGGGCGACCGGATCGCCACCCTGGTCTCGCTGACCCTGACCCCGCTGCGCATCACCGACGGCCTGGAGCGCTGGGACGGCACCGACGAGCAGGTGCCGTGCGCGGGCACGGCGGTGCTGTTCGGCCGCTCGATCGCCGCGGTGCTGCCCGACGACCTGCCCGACGCGCTGGCGCTGTCGGTGCTCGACGTGTGCGGCGCGCCGGCGCTGACCGACCGGGTGGTGCGCCGCCGGGCGGCGCGCTCGGTGCTGGTGCTGGGCGGCGGCGGCAAGTCCGGTTCGCTGTCGCTGGCCGCCGCCCGCCGCGCCGGGGCCGGCAGGCTGGTGGCGCTGGTGCCCGCGCAGGCCGAGGCGGCGGCGGTGCGCGCGGCCGGGCTGGCCGACGAGGTGGTGGTGGCCGACGCGCGCGACCCGGTGGCCGTGGCCGCCGCGGTGGGCGAGCCGGTGGAGGTGACCGTGGTGTGCGTGGACGTGCCCGGCTGCGAGCACGGCGCGATCCTGGCCACCGCCGACGGCGGCACCGTGGTGTTCTTCTCCATGGCCACCTCCTTCCCGGCCGCCGCGCTGGGCGCCGAAGGGCTGGCCGCGGACGTGGAGATGCTGGTGGGCAACGGCTACGTGCCCGGTCACGCCGCGTTCGCGCTGGACCTGCTGCGCGCCGAGCCCACCGTGCGGGCCCTGTTCGAGCACAGGCAGACTCAGCAGGCGTGA
- a CDS encoding sugar O-acetyltransferase gives MERGDGRGDGRGMRERMLAGDLFRGDDPELLEDAARADDLVRAYNDTSARQAALRRRLLADLFGEVGEDVVVLPPLRVDFGRNTRVGPRTFANTGLVVLDVAPVAIGADVLMGPNVQLITSTHPVDPAGRRAKWVRGAPVVVGENVWLGGGVIVLPGVSIGADTVVGAGAVVTRDLPAGVVAVGNPARVIRRVDS, from the coding sequence ATGGAGCGCGGCGACGGGCGCGGTGACGGGCGCGGCATGCGCGAGCGGATGCTCGCGGGGGACCTGTTCCGGGGCGACGACCCGGAGCTGCTGGAGGACGCGGCCCGGGCCGACGACCTGGTGCGCGCCTACAACGACACCTCCGCGCGCCAGGCCGCCCTGCGCCGGCGCCTGCTGGCCGACCTGTTCGGCGAGGTCGGCGAGGACGTGGTGGTCCTGCCGCCGCTGCGCGTGGACTTCGGCCGCAACACCCGCGTGGGGCCGCGCACGTTCGCCAACACCGGCCTGGTCGTGCTCGACGTCGCGCCGGTCGCCATCGGCGCGGACGTGCTGATGGGGCCCAACGTCCAGCTGATCACCTCGACCCACCCGGTCGACCCGGCCGGGCGCCGCGCCAAGTGGGTCAGGGGCGCGCCCGTGGTCGTCGGCGAGAACGTGTGGCTGGGCGGCGGCGTGATCGTGCTGCCCGGGGTCAGCATCGGCGCGGACACCGTGGTCGGGGCGGGCGCGGTGGTGACCCGCGACCTGCCCGCCGGCGTCGTCGCGGTCGGCAACCCCGCGCGCGTGATCCGCCGCGTCGACTCCTGA
- a CDS encoding bifunctional lysylphosphatidylglycerol flippase/synthetase MprF, which translates to MIDEVGGTGGPEAPARGGRARRALAAAPVTAAAVALPWALALATRSLPAGPPPEVRRAVAVGVPALADGRWWTPLTAGLWAPGWGGYALAALVALAALPVVERRLGSARTAVLLVVVQVLGSLAGVGLVAALAGVDREWMGALAGQTALGPVGAVVGVVLAGSGHLGPRWRRRLRLLLVAGLVVAALYSGRLADLLALGTGLVGLALSAVPSALPAGGHRAGRHAPSAAEARALVALVVAVGAVGPVVAALTRTPVGPLSVLQALFLPAPPDADTVRALCAAGDDPLGCRRLQARLRVSGLGPAVLTVVPVLLSLAAAEGLRRGRRAAWCSALVLHLLLFGWGVLLAVAVVRTPREERVFFAGTHLWQHHHGHPLAAVLLPPAVPLLVAALLVATRSRFGIGDPRTRRAAARVGLALAAASAVWLVGGWAARGGFDRAAGWGDLLAELPQRFVPPGYLVEIPPALLPATGTTTLLFEWTGALFWLFTTAVLLRLVTTDPGARQAGERERVEALLRRDPRSNLAWMVLWPGHRYWFTPDGGTAVAYRVVGSVALTTGGPFGEPGTDTAAVARFTRFCRDSGWVPCFYAVTEPVRLACAEAGYASVQVAEETVLDLPDLAFNGRRWQDVRTALNHAARAGITAEWHRLATAPRGLVDQVRAISEEWIADKGVPEMGFTLGGLAELADPGTRLLLAVDADRTVHGVTSWLPVHRDGQVVGWTLDFMRRRTDGFRGVVEFLIASAARACRDEGALVLSLSGAPLARHDRGGPATPLQRLLDYLATTLEPVYGFRSLLAFKAKFQPRYLPLHLAYPETAALPAIAQALTRAYLPGASVRQFAALTRRLLG; encoded by the coding sequence ATGATCGACGAGGTCGGGGGAACCGGCGGACCGGAGGCACCCGCGCGGGGCGGCCGGGCGCGGCGCGCGCTGGCGGCGGCACCGGTGACCGCCGCCGCGGTGGCGCTGCCGTGGGCACTGGCCCTGGCCACCCGCTCGCTGCCCGCCGGCCCGCCGCCGGAGGTGCGGCGGGCGGTCGCGGTCGGCGTGCCCGCGCTGGCCGACGGGCGCTGGTGGACACCGCTGACCGCGGGCCTGTGGGCACCCGGCTGGGGCGGCTACGCGCTCGCCGCGCTGGTGGCGCTGGCGGCCCTGCCCGTGGTCGAGCGGCGCCTGGGCTCCGCGCGCACGGCGGTGCTGCTGGTGGTCGTGCAGGTGCTCGGGTCGCTGGCCGGGGTGGGCCTGGTCGCGGCGCTGGCCGGCGTGGACCGGGAGTGGATGGGCGCCCTGGCCGGGCAGACCGCGCTGGGCCCGGTCGGCGCGGTGGTCGGCGTGGTGCTGGCCGGGTCCGGGCACCTGGGGCCGCGCTGGCGCCGCAGGCTGCGGCTGCTGCTGGTCGCGGGCCTGGTGGTGGCGGCGCTGTACTCGGGGCGGCTGGCGGACCTGCTGGCGCTGGGCACCGGGCTGGTGGGCCTGGCCCTGTCGGCGGTGCCCTCCGCGCTGCCGGCGGGCGGGCACCGCGCCGGCCGCCACGCGCCCTCCGCGGCCGAGGCGCGGGCCCTGGTGGCGCTGGTGGTCGCGGTGGGCGCGGTCGGACCGGTGGTCGCCGCGCTGACCCGCACGCCCGTGGGCCCGCTGTCGGTGCTGCAGGCCCTGTTCCTGCCCGCTCCCCCCGACGCCGACACCGTGCGGGCGCTGTGCGCGGCCGGCGACGACCCGCTGGGGTGCCGCCGGCTGCAGGCCCGGCTGCGGGTCTCCGGCCTGGGCCCGGCGGTGCTCACGGTCGTGCCGGTGCTGCTGTCGCTGGCCGCCGCCGAGGGGCTGCGGCGCGGCCGGCGGGCCGCGTGGTGCTCGGCGCTGGTGCTGCACCTGCTGCTGTTCGGCTGGGGCGTGCTGCTGGCCGTCGCGGTGGTGCGCACCCCGCGCGAGGAACGGGTCTTCTTCGCCGGCACCCACCTCTGGCAGCACCACCACGGCCACCCCCTGGCCGCGGTGCTGCTGCCGCCCGCGGTGCCGCTGCTGGTCGCGGCCCTGCTGGTGGCCACCCGCTCCCGCTTCGGCATCGGCGACCCGCGCACCCGGCGCGCCGCGGCCAGGGTGGGCCTGGCGCTGGCGGCGGCCTCGGCGGTGTGGCTGGTGGGCGGGTGGGCCGCCCGCGGCGGGTTCGACCGGGCCGCCGGGTGGGGCGACCTGCTCGCCGAGCTGCCCCAGCGGTTCGTGCCGCCGGGCTACCTGGTGGAGATCCCGCCGGCGCTGCTGCCCGCCACCGGCACCACCACCCTGCTGTTCGAGTGGACCGGGGCGCTGTTCTGGCTGTTCACCACCGCGGTGCTGCTGCGCCTGGTCACCACCGACCCCGGCGCGCGGCAGGCCGGCGAGCGCGAGCGGGTCGAGGCGCTGCTGCGCCGCGACCCCCGGTCGAACCTGGCGTGGATGGTGCTGTGGCCCGGCCACCGGTACTGGTTCACCCCCGACGGCGGCACCGCCGTGGCCTACCGGGTCGTCGGGTCGGTCGCGCTGACCACCGGCGGCCCCTTCGGCGAACCCGGCACCGACACCGCCGCGGTCGCCCGGTTCACCCGGTTCTGCCGCGACAGCGGGTGGGTGCCCTGCTTCTACGCCGTCACCGAACCGGTGCGCCTGGCCTGCGCCGAAGCCGGGTACGCCTCCGTGCAGGTGGCCGAGGAGACCGTGCTCGACCTGCCGGACCTGGCGTTCAACGGCCGCCGCTGGCAGGACGTGCGCACCGCCCTCAACCACGCCGCCAGGGCCGGCATCACCGCCGAGTGGCACCGGCTGGCCACCGCCCCGCGCGGCCTGGTCGACCAGGTGCGCGCCATCTCCGAGGAGTGGATCGCCGACAAGGGCGTGCCGGAGATGGGGTTCACCCTGGGCGGCCTGGCCGAACTGGCCGACCCCGGCACCCGGCTGCTGCTGGCCGTCGACGCCGACCGCACCGTGCACGGGGTCACCAGCTGGCTGCCCGTGCACCGCGACGGGCAGGTGGTCGGCTGGACCCTGGACTTCATGCGGCGGCGCACCGACGGGTTCCGCGGCGTGGTGGAGTTCCTGATCGCCTCCGCCGCCCGCGCCTGCCGCGACGAGGGCGCGCTGGTGCTCAGCCTGTCCGGCGCGCCCCTGGCCCGGCACGACCGCGGCGGGCCCGCCACCCCGCTGCAACGCCTGCTCGACTACCTGGCCACCACCCTGGAACCGGTCTACGGGTTCCGCTCGCTGCTGGCGTTCAAGGCCAAGTTCCAGCCGCGCTACCTGCCCCTGCACCTGGCCTACCCGGAGACCGCGGCGCTGCCGGCCATCGCGCAGGCCCTGACCCGGGCCTACCTGCCGGGCGCCTCGGTGCGCCAGTTCGCCGCGCTGACCAGGCGGCTGCTCGGCTGA